ATATTCAGATATGTCTCGTCTCCCGTCGCCTCGGCGAGACCCTCACAGAGTTCCTGAAGATCGTCGGAATTCCAGCGCTCTAAGTACTCCTTGATCAATTTGTCCTCTTCATAGCGGTAACGCAGGAAGTGAGCTTTGTCTAAGACAGTCAGATCACCATTCTCGCCGGTGACCTTATCTTGGACGTAGGCCTGACGCTTTTGATCCCTCCAGTCACCGATGATGAAGTCGTTACCCTCCATCCGGAAGAGGGCCTTCTCACGCATTTCCTCCTCAGAAGCTTCACTCCGCCGGAGGAGTTTGTTGAAGTCATCATAACGGGGGGAGAGATTCCTTTGGAGTGCCAGGAAGATATCTTGCTCACCAAGTGCGTTGTCCTGGATAATACCATAGATCTCCTGGACTGCTTCCTTGGCAGTCATAATTTCGCCGCCACGGCGAACCTCACCGTGGTGCTTCGAATATTCAGAGAAACAGGCACCCATTTCGACCACACCGATATCTCCTTCCGAAAGGTCTCGATGCTCTTGGAGGCTTTCCTGGATCTCCTCAAGTCTATTCATAATGTCAATCCTGAGACGCCGCCAGGAAATTGGTTGGCGATCCTCAGTCGGACGGGCGACGATGGCGATATCGAACGCGACAGCTTCTCCGCTGATGAACTTGGTTAAGTCAGAGTTGATCGGGTATGTCGCCGTCACTTCAAAGTCATTGTCACACAGTGATTCGAGGAGTTCGCCCCAAGACTCCTCATCGCTATGGTGATACGTGAATGCGAGCGTTCCGTCGCTCTTGAGGGCTTTGTTGATGACAGCCAGTGCTTCCCCCATTTCATGCTCGAAGTCCTCTGCTGTCTTTCCTAAATATGGATTTGTTACTATCGACTCTGCTCGTGGCGTTTTCTCTTGATCAAAGCCAGGATATTTGTCTTCTAGTAGTATCTTCTGCCAGACGTAGAAGTAGTCCGCTACCTCAGAGTAGATAATGTTGTCATAGTACGGCGGGTCAGTAATTACGGCATCGTACTCATTGGTCGCATCGATGAGTCGCATATCGCCTTGGTAGACTTCGGACCCTTTTCCGATTGGTTGGGCGAATTCCGATGTCTCTTTGGTCTCCCCATCTTCGACATACCGTTCCGTTGGTGCATTCGCGTATTCGACCCCGCGAATGACCATATCCCACATATTACGGAACGTGCCTCGTCCGTACTCGGCTCCCCAGAGATTACCTTCGATTAGATCGTTCTGAGGAGGGAAGGCCTTCATCCGGTGAAGTGCAGACTCAATCTTGTTAGCTGTATAATTATACATTGTCAGAAGATTGTAAAACATAATAGAGTCGGAAAGAGCCAGCAATAGATAGTCACCTGCCTCCCCGTCAATCTGGTCGATAGCCTTCATCATTTTTGCCAGATTGAGTAATTGTCTCTCGTTGAACATATCTGTCCACTCTTCCAACCCATGGTCAGAAAGAGGGTTTCTTTCGGAGGTCATATGCCCACCAGGGATTTTCTCATCGGGGACATATTTGTGGAGATCAGTCCGAGTTCTCCACTCTTGTTTCGCCTTCTCGACAAGTTTCTTATCTTCGGGGTCGGGTCGTTTGTAGCCTTTATACGAACTCTTCTCCAGGCCTTGCTGGTCGCATTCTTCGCAGTAATACTCGACAGCGTAAAGTCGCTGTCCGGGTTGTCCCTGGTCGGCTATGCCATTCGTTATAGATTCTTTCTGCCCACATTCCGGACAGTTATAGTATCCACCATTGGTCACCTGCCCATCTTCGGGTACAAACTTATGATCGCACTCATGACATTTGCTCTCCTCATGCCAGTCATCAGTGAGCGTTACCGTTCCGCAGTCCGGACAGAGAACGTAGTATTTTCCATCGTCTTCGAATCGTCCAGAGGCTACTCTGTAATCCTTAAGTAGGGGAATGGTATGTCCGCATGCCACACAATCGAGTTCCTTCACCCAGAAATTGTACATCACATCCGCGTCGTGATTGCCATTCGGACAAGGTGTGCGGTAGTACTGACGAATCTCTTCAGCTACGTCCTCCTTCAACTGTTCATAGGCTTGTTGTAGCTCGTCAACGTCAGCCTCGCCCGCCTCCAGCTGCTTCTTTGTGACAAACCAGGCGACTGGATTCAAATCATTTCCACGTGTTTCAACTCCAAAGCGTGATGCTTCGACAAGTGAAGTCCCACCACCCATGAATGGGTCGAGGATTTTCTTGTTCTTGATGCGGATATCCTTTGGGTAGAACTTCCATAGCGATTCGGGATCATCCATCGAGACCTCACCAATAGCGTCGATGAGGTCCTCTTTGCTCAGTCCATTACTACCCAAGGTCTGGTTTTCGCCAGGCTCGTATACCTCAACGTCGTTAGGAGTTGTACTTTCGTCAAGAAGCGAATATAGTGTAATTGCACGGAAGAGACAGCCAGGTCTTCGTGCCCACCACTTGTGCATAGTATATACTGGTCGGTACCACTGCTTTGCGCGCCCCTCTTTCTGAGCAATCTCGTTTACTCGCTCAATCGGGAAGCCACGCTCAATAGGAAGCTCAGGACGACCCTCCGACCGCTTAGATTGTTCCTGCTCAGACATGAGTCAGCCTTACGAAGGCTTTCCGCAGGAGCCATATAAAAATACGTAACTGCCGTCCCAGAGTTCCTCTCCGAAATACCTATTTCATCAACTGAGGACTATTGCTCACGGACAGGTGTTCGCACTACGTGGATTTACCAATTGATCCGACGCAAAACGACGCGTCACCACAAGAACTCATTCGAGATCTCCCCTCGCAGGCTGCCCGTCGTCGCGTCCTTCAAGCGGCTGATATCCCCATCGATGTCGACGACAGGAGTTTCGCCGACACACTCGACGAACTCTCCCAGATCGAACTCCGACGGGCGGCGTCACAGCTCCGCTT
This region of Haloplanus salinus genomic DNA includes:
- a CDS encoding DUF1156 domain-containing protein, whose amino-acid sequence is MSEQEQSKRSEGRPELPIERGFPIERVNEIAQKEGRAKQWYRPVYTMHKWWARRPGCLFRAITLYSLLDESTTPNDVEVYEPGENQTLGSNGLSKEDLIDAIGEVSMDDPESLWKFYPKDIRIKNKKILDPFMGGGTSLVEASRFGVETRGNDLNPVAWFVTKKQLEAGEADVDELQQAYEQLKEDVAEEIRQYYRTPCPNGNHDADVMYNFWVKELDCVACGHTIPLLKDYRVASGRFEDDGKYYVLCPDCGTVTLTDDWHEESKCHECDHKFVPEDGQVTNGGYYNCPECGQKESITNGIADQGQPGQRLYAVEYYCEECDQQGLEKSSYKGYKRPDPEDKKLVEKAKQEWRTRTDLHKYVPDEKIPGGHMTSERNPLSDHGLEEWTDMFNERQLLNLAKMMKAIDQIDGEAGDYLLLALSDSIMFYNLLTMYNYTANKIESALHRMKAFPPQNDLIEGNLWGAEYGRGTFRNMWDMVIRGVEYANAPTERYVEDGETKETSEFAQPIGKGSEVYQGDMRLIDATNEYDAVITDPPYYDNIIYSEVADYFYVWQKILLEDKYPGFDQEKTPRAESIVTNPYLGKTAEDFEHEMGEALAVINKALKSDGTLAFTYHHSDEESWGELLESLCDNDFEVTATYPINSDLTKFISGEAVAFDIAIVARPTEDRQPISWRRLRIDIMNRLEEIQESLQEHRDLSEGDIGVVEMGACFSEYSKHHGEVRRGGEIMTAKEAVQEIYGIIQDNALGEQDIFLALQRNLSPRYDDFNKLLRRSEASEEEMREKALFRMEGNDFIIGDWRDQKRQAYVQDKVTGENGDLTVLDKAHFLRYRYEEDKLIKEYLERWNSDDLQELCEGLAEATGDETYLNMLGVHNTNWDEFTDE